In Edaphobacter paludis, a single window of DNA contains:
- a CDS encoding methyltransferase domain-containing protein, whose protein sequence is MSKKPTPIRPRDLLKATSTPIHPFDQIHGVETSGLVPAANLITGHPNDEHVTAYYGVAPSILRTLIDLWRETPPPEPIHSYTFIDIGAGKGRAMLVASELAFRQVIGIELNPTMAEAARRNLAHWHQSHTTDATAPRLTPIQLLEQDALTFDFPSTPSLIFLFHPFEAPVLKQLLRRIETQFAKRPGTLDILYVNAECRTILDKHPAFTRLFSGPVAMSPEDHAADLAAIAQQEEYGSTGDEECAIYRYTGR, encoded by the coding sequence ATGAGCAAAAAGCCCACTCCCATCCGTCCTCGCGACCTGCTCAAGGCGACCTCCACGCCCATCCACCCCTTCGACCAGATCCACGGAGTAGAAACCAGCGGCCTCGTCCCCGCGGCCAACCTCATCACCGGACACCCCAACGACGAGCACGTCACCGCCTACTACGGCGTCGCTCCCAGTATTCTCCGCACCCTCATCGACCTCTGGCGCGAAACGCCGCCACCCGAACCCATCCACAGCTACACCTTCATCGACATCGGCGCAGGCAAGGGTCGAGCGATGCTCGTCGCCAGCGAACTCGCCTTCCGTCAGGTCATCGGCATCGAACTCAACCCGACCATGGCAGAAGCCGCCCGGCGAAATCTCGCTCACTGGCACCAGTCCCACACAACCGACGCCACTGCTCCCCGCCTCACCCCGATCCAGCTCCTCGAACAGGATGCCCTCACCTTCGACTTTCCCTCTACTCCCAGTTTGATCTTTCTCTTCCACCCCTTCGAAGCCCCTGTGCTCAAGCAGCTCCTCCGCCGCATCGAAACCCAGTTCGCCAAACGCCCCGGCACCCTCGACATCCTCTACGTCAACGCCGAGTGCCGTACCATTCTCGACAAGCATCCAGCCTTCACTCGGCTCTTCAGCGGCCCCGTCGCCATGTCTCCCGAAGACCACGCCGCCGATCTCGCTGCCATCGCCCAGCAGGAAGAGTACGGTTCCACCGGCGACGAAGAATGCGCCATCTATCGCTACACCGGCCGTTGA
- a CDS encoding cellulase family glycosylhydrolase, translating to MPRWPQRFVLTLTLALICATLILPAAFSQTPDTDLAFHRAKNLQRGINASIWFAQSPQDYTVHRLETFTTANDIAFMEKLGLDHVRLSIDPEPLLPWLREPGTVTPFMAELDKTIHTILAHHLSVIIDIHPESSYKAPLLHGTASVQQFTSLWRALAAHYANLDPEHVFFEIMNEPEQDDPFRWQGIESTVAAAIRQVAPNNTIIAAGAHYSGLDDLMQLQPISQPNVIYTFHDYEPFPFTHQGATWTSPEVRPLRGIPYPSSPEDIAPLLQQEPDLHSQLFLEDYGLGRWDAARIDSTIAFAARWSQLHHAPVYCGEFGALRYFAPPAMRAQWTHDMRVAFEKYNIGWAMWDYQTNFGLVTKANGTTSPDPAIVTALGLHMPSQ from the coding sequence ATGCCACGCTGGCCCCAACGATTCGTCCTTACCCTCACGCTGGCCCTCATCTGCGCCACACTGATTCTTCCCGCTGCGTTTTCACAGACGCCAGACACAGACCTCGCCTTCCATCGCGCTAAAAATCTTCAGCGTGGCATCAACGCGAGTATCTGGTTCGCGCAGTCTCCGCAGGACTACACCGTCCATCGGCTTGAGACCTTCACCACCGCCAACGACATCGCGTTCATGGAGAAGCTCGGCCTCGATCATGTGCGCCTCAGCATCGACCCCGAGCCGCTTTTACCCTGGCTCCGTGAACCCGGCACCGTCACTCCCTTCATGGCCGAGCTGGACAAGACCATTCACACCATCCTCGCGCACCATCTCTCCGTCATCATCGACATCCATCCCGAAAGCAGCTACAAAGCTCCTTTGCTGCACGGCACCGCGTCGGTGCAACAGTTCACTTCTTTATGGCGAGCGCTTGCTGCACACTACGCGAATCTCGATCCCGAGCACGTCTTCTTCGAGATCATGAACGAGCCGGAACAGGACGATCCCTTCCGCTGGCAGGGCATCGAGTCCACCGTCGCCGCCGCGATCCGTCAGGTCGCGCCGAACAACACCATCATCGCCGCCGGGGCGCACTACTCCGGCCTCGATGACCTCATGCAGTTACAACCCATCTCCCAGCCCAACGTCATCTACACCTTCCACGATTACGAGCCCTTTCCCTTCACCCATCAGGGAGCAACCTGGACCTCTCCCGAAGTCCGGCCCCTGCGCGGCATTCCCTATCCTTCCAGCCCCGAAGACATCGCCCCATTGCTCCAGCAGGAGCCCGATCTCCACAGCCAGCTATTCCTCGAAGATTATGGCCTGGGCCGATGGGATGCTGCACGCATCGACTCCACGATCGCCTTCGCAGCCCGCTGGTCACAGCTTCACCATGCGCCCGTGTACTGCGGAGAGTTTGGCGCCCTCCGCTACTTCGCGCCTCCCGCCATGCGTGCGCAATGGACCCACGACATGCGGGTTGCTTTCGAGAAATACAACATAGGCTGGGCGATGTGGGACTATCAGACGAACTTCGGCCTGGTCACCAAAGCCAACGGCACAACCTCACCCGATCCCGCAATCGTCACCGCCCTCGGACTTCACATGCCATCGCAGTAA
- the tsaE gene encoding tRNA (adenosine(37)-N6)-threonylcarbamoyltransferase complex ATPase subunit type 1 TsaE produces the protein MNTTKEKLREKRFRTRSVAGTLALGETLAEMLRPPKLVILRGEVGAGKTTLVKGIAAALGAAYEEDVTSPTFTLVHEYDGPKVHLFHLDLYRLETEEQIAVLGLEEMIAEPNALVLVEWGERFESVVKLADGEIAMEHGEGDERGLIVRWRE, from the coding sequence ATGAACACGACGAAAGAGAAGTTGCGGGAGAAGCGGTTCAGGACGCGGTCGGTGGCGGGTACGCTGGCTCTGGGTGAGACGCTGGCAGAGATGTTGCGGCCTCCGAAGCTGGTGATACTGCGGGGCGAGGTAGGAGCGGGGAAGACGACGCTGGTAAAGGGCATCGCAGCGGCACTGGGCGCGGCGTATGAGGAGGACGTAACCAGTCCGACGTTTACGCTGGTGCACGAGTATGACGGGCCGAAGGTGCACTTATTTCATCTGGACCTGTACCGCCTGGAGACGGAGGAGCAGATCGCAGTGCTGGGGTTGGAAGAGATGATTGCCGAGCCGAATGCGCTGGTATTAGTGGAGTGGGGCGAGCGGTTTGAAAGCGTGGTGAAGCTGGCCGATGGTGAGATCGCCATGGAGCATGGCGAGGGCGATGAACGGGGCTTGATCGTGCGCTGGCGCGAGTAG
- a CDS encoding metal-sulfur cluster assembly factor, whose product MLTESEIITALRDCYDPELPCNVVDLGLVRAVTITPDHDAPGASIPGVPQKHHVHIDLILTNPGEAAEAQTRAQIANRLAGLEAVSRTTITILSTPAWTPGNITPAGRKALGLDGNPQLIQIR is encoded by the coding sequence ATGCTCACCGAGTCCGAAATCATCACCGCCCTCCGCGACTGCTACGACCCCGAACTTCCCTGCAACGTCGTCGATCTCGGCCTTGTCCGCGCCGTCACCATCACGCCCGACCACGACGCCCCCGGCGCCAGCATTCCCGGCGTTCCGCAAAAGCACCACGTCCACATCGATCTCATCCTTACCAATCCAGGCGAAGCCGCCGAAGCCCAGACCCGCGCGCAAATCGCCAACCGCCTCGCCGGTCTCGAGGCTGTCAGTCGAACAACCATCACCATCCTCTCCACCCCTGCGTGGACTCCCGGCAACATCACCCCCGCTGGACGCAAAGCCCTCGGCCTCGACGGCAACCCTCAACTCATCCAGATCCGCTAG
- a CDS encoding Na+/H+ antiporter, translating to MPSGAGLHALETVILLLLIMVAVFAVIAHRLKVPYPIVLVLAGLAISFVPHMPRIPLDPSLVFLIFLPPLLYSAAWTTSWREFRHNLVLISLLAVGLVGFTVWGVAVVSEHFITALDWKAGFLLGAVVATTDAIAATSIARSVGLPRRIVDILEGESLLNDATGLLALELGLSIIMRGQTPTIGSGILRLLYLIVGGVGIGLLIGVVVGWLENFIDDGPVEIVVSLVVPYAAYLAGEHVHASGVLAVVACGLYLSRKSATFFSPGVRLQVVGVWDALTFILNGLVFVLIGLQLPYVLAGIRGAYGLTTLLEYGAVFSVILIALRMIWVFPAVKMAFLLRRWTGHAEKKPGARNVFVIGWTGMRGVIALAAAISVPETLANGTQFGPRNLIVFLAFCVILVTLVLQGLTLPSLIRALGLAGATGMSTEEREARKVALEEAIAHLEEGRKNCGSAYFHAFDDLLDRYQHRLAEVESGHQDNADEHGAHTYRQVVEAAEGAVQAERRAIIRLRDEGRISDDVLRTMERELDLEESRYQVAKL from the coding sequence ATGCCGTCAGGGGCGGGACTTCATGCGTTAGAGACGGTGATCCTGCTGCTGCTGATTATGGTGGCGGTGTTTGCGGTGATCGCGCACCGGCTGAAGGTGCCTTATCCGATTGTGCTGGTGCTGGCGGGACTGGCGATCAGTTTTGTTCCGCATATGCCACGGATTCCGCTGGACCCCAGCCTGGTTTTTTTGATCTTTCTGCCGCCGCTGCTCTACTCGGCTGCGTGGACGACCTCGTGGAGGGAGTTTCGCCACAATCTTGTGCTGATTTCGCTGCTGGCGGTGGGACTGGTGGGCTTTACGGTCTGGGGCGTGGCGGTGGTCTCCGAACACTTCATTACGGCGCTGGACTGGAAGGCTGGATTCCTGCTGGGCGCGGTGGTGGCGACGACAGACGCGATTGCGGCGACGTCGATTGCGCGATCGGTTGGGCTGCCGCGAAGGATCGTAGACATTCTGGAGGGCGAGAGCCTGCTGAACGATGCGACGGGCCTGCTGGCGCTGGAACTTGGGCTAAGCATCATCATGCGAGGGCAGACACCGACGATCGGCAGCGGGATACTGCGGCTGCTTTATTTGATCGTGGGTGGTGTTGGGATCGGGCTGCTGATTGGTGTGGTCGTGGGGTGGCTGGAGAATTTTATCGACGACGGCCCGGTGGAGATTGTGGTGAGCCTGGTTGTGCCGTATGCGGCGTATCTGGCTGGAGAGCATGTTCATGCTTCGGGCGTGCTGGCGGTTGTGGCATGTGGGCTTTATCTGAGCCGAAAGAGTGCGACGTTCTTCTCGCCCGGAGTGCGATTGCAGGTCGTGGGAGTATGGGATGCGTTGACCTTTATTCTGAATGGCCTGGTGTTTGTGCTGATCGGGCTGCAACTGCCTTACGTGTTGGCCGGGATTCGCGGAGCCTATGGCCTGACGACGCTGCTGGAGTATGGCGCGGTATTCAGCGTCATACTGATCGCACTGCGAATGATCTGGGTGTTTCCCGCTGTGAAGATGGCATTCCTGCTGCGGCGGTGGACGGGACATGCGGAGAAAAAACCGGGAGCGCGTAACGTTTTTGTGATTGGGTGGACGGGGATGCGGGGCGTCATTGCGCTGGCGGCGGCGATCTCGGTTCCGGAGACGCTGGCGAACGGAACGCAATTCGGGCCGAGAAATCTCATCGTTTTTCTGGCGTTCTGCGTAATTCTGGTGACGTTGGTGCTACAGGGACTGACTCTGCCTTCACTGATCCGTGCGCTTGGATTGGCCGGGGCAACGGGCATGAGCACGGAGGAGCGAGAGGCGCGGAAGGTCGCGCTCGAAGAGGCGATTGCGCATCTGGAAGAGGGACGGAAGAATTGCGGAAGCGCCTACTTTCACGCGTTCGATGATCTCCTTGACCGCTACCAGCACCGGTTGGCGGAGGTTGAGTCGGGTCATCAGGACAACGCCGACGAACATGGCGCCCATACCTACAGGCAGGTCGTTGAAGCAGCCGAAGGCGCGGTGCAGGCAGAGCGGAGGGCGATCATCCGGCTACGGGACGAGGGGCGCATCAGCGACGACGTATTGCGGACGATGGAGCGCGAACTGGACCTGGAGGAGAGCAGGTACCAGGTGGCAAAGCTTTAG
- a CDS encoding 6-pyruvoyl-tetrahydropterin synthase-related protein gives MGGKRWNRRFSIHLVILPLAAFIAVLPLILNGCSCGHDFNFHLLNWMEAARQFTHGNLHPHWIFSPAYNAGEPRFVFYPPLSWTIGAILGLLMPWTWTPIVYTWLCLTAASLALYCLGREFTTRNAALLAAAFYLVNPYTLFTAYERTAYAELLAAAWIPLLLLAILRKRITIVGIAIPIALLWLTNDPAAVMGCYALALLTLIRLFHRNSEPQADTPLQFAVKTTAGTLLGLGLAAFYILPAAYERRYVQITAALAPGSNVQNNFLFHHTASPNHNAVLNTASTIAVVLLAITAIAITITAIRSSFPTPKARLPQIPILPLAILTIVVAFLLTPLSNPIWQHVPELPFLQFPWRLLAILAAVLGLALALALPPLRLKTISAAALSLSVAAALAFTGYHLFHQYCYPEDTAPSTLTLFRSNIGTAPNGEYTPIGADNQSLDQTNPPFWLLPNRQDDANTPAPANATPGPAPTSLTLNSATPQILVLNLRDYPAWRITLNQTILPTRLHRSDGLIALPIPAGLNHIAITYLRTRDQTVGDILTLFSLAILLLILRRKRRPNP, from the coding sequence GTGGGTGGAAAGAGATGGAATCGCAGATTTTCAATCCACCTCGTCATCCTTCCTCTTGCCGCCTTCATCGCCGTCCTTCCCCTCATCCTGAACGGCTGTTCCTGCGGCCACGACTTCAACTTCCACCTGCTTAACTGGATGGAGGCCGCTCGCCAGTTCACTCACGGCAACCTGCATCCCCACTGGATCTTCAGCCCCGCCTACAACGCCGGAGAGCCGCGCTTCGTCTTCTATCCACCCCTCTCCTGGACCATCGGAGCCATCCTCGGCCTCCTGATGCCCTGGACGTGGACCCCCATCGTCTACACCTGGCTCTGCCTCACCGCCGCCAGTCTTGCCCTCTATTGCCTCGGCCGCGAATTCACCACACGCAACGCCGCGCTCCTCGCCGCAGCCTTCTATCTCGTCAATCCCTACACTCTCTTCACTGCCTACGAACGCACCGCCTACGCCGAGCTTCTCGCCGCCGCCTGGATTCCGCTTCTGCTTCTCGCCATTCTTCGCAAAAGAATCACCATCGTCGGCATCGCCATTCCCATAGCCCTCCTCTGGCTCACCAACGACCCCGCCGCCGTCATGGGCTGCTACGCTCTTGCGCTGCTCACCCTTATCCGCCTCTTTCACAGAAATTCAGAACCCCAGGCAGACACCCCGCTCCAATTCGCCGTCAAAACCACAGCCGGAACCCTGCTCGGCCTGGGTCTCGCAGCTTTCTACATCCTCCCCGCCGCCTACGAACGCCGCTACGTTCAAATCACCGCAGCGCTTGCCCCCGGCTCCAACGTCCAGAACAACTTTCTCTTCCACCACACCGCCAGCCCCAACCACAACGCCGTCCTCAACACGGCCTCTACCATCGCTGTGGTCCTGCTCGCCATCACCGCTATTGCTATCACCATTACAGCCATCCGCTCTTCTTTCCCAACCCCAAAAGCCCGTTTGCCTCAAATCCCAATCCTTCCACTCGCCATCCTCACCATCGTTGTAGCCTTCCTCCTTACCCCTCTTTCGAACCCCATTTGGCAGCACGTTCCCGAACTTCCCTTTCTACAGTTCCCCTGGCGTCTGCTCGCCATCCTCGCGGCAGTCCTCGGCCTTGCTCTCGCTCTCGCGCTCCCGCCGCTAAGACTCAAAACCATCTCCGCTGCAGCTTTATCCCTTTCCGTCGCCGCAGCCCTCGCCTTTACCGGCTACCATCTCTTCCACCAATATTGCTACCCGGAGGACACCGCACCGTCCACCCTCACACTCTTTCGCTCGAACATCGGGACCGCGCCAAATGGTGAATACACTCCTATCGGCGCCGACAACCAATCGCTGGACCAAACCAATCCACCCTTCTGGCTGCTTCCAAACCGCCAGGACGACGCCAACACCCCCGCCCCAGCCAACGCCACTCCCGGCCCAGCCCCCACCAGCCTTACGCTGAACTCCGCCACCCCCCAGATCCTCGTCCTCAACCTTCGCGACTACCCCGCATGGCGCATCACCCTCAACCAGACGATCCTCCCCACGCGGCTCCATCGCAGCGACGGCCTCATCGCCCTTCCCATTCCCGCCGGGCTCAACCACATCGCCATTACTTACCTCCGCACCCGCGACCAAACCGTCGGCGACATCCTCACCCTCTTCTCGCTTGCCATTCTCCTTCTCATCCTCCGCCGCAAACGCCGCCCTAATCCCTAA
- a CDS encoding penicillin acylase family protein — MNSYDPDPFEPTLLARRFPIENQDESPRGKSRLNSPLRPILLRTIAILVALALILPATAFVAGRYWTRHALRASLPQIDGTLSIPGLSAPVTVQRDAHGVPHIHAATLDDLIVAQGFVTAQDRLWQMDILRRHAAGELAEVLGPSLVPHDRAQRILQVRAAADRAIATLPPDQLHWLQLYARGVNDSIEVQRPHLPIEFRILRYQPSQWTPRDSILVGLAMFQDLTNSFPQKLDREALSAKLPPELLGDLYPVGSWRDHPPTQPVLDLTNPPADFNEIPLDESQSKLNIPTTKPATKTGAPYLAVSSPDVGSSKRTTSTGDLLALQKILAASHCEGCTAGSNNWVVSGTRTASGKPLLSNDMHLNHSVPGVWYEADLQSASGSFHVAGVTLPGYPFVIVGHNDHIAWGFTNLGADVQDIYIEHTRGTGSAAEYESSDSNWHPILHQREVIHVLHHSDVILDVAATQHGGVATPLISNLFPRETRSLSLRWTIYDPSNITPSFLSIDSAIDWPSFTAAFSTFGGPAQNVVYADDHGNIGYHAAGRIPIRGSLTQPTALSPVPTDALDPTHEWAGYIPFDQLPQSFDPPGGVLATANARVTADGYPFPITLNWAAPYRNERIWKVLSSRDHLTPADMLALQTDVYSDLDHVIAQRLAYAIDHSQTKDKRIRQAADILRKWNGNVDVTAAAPAIVDATRAALWPLLLNPHLGPHPGGSAALYTWSEKPYAEEQLIMHTPARWLPPTYANWDELLTAAVAQGLIESHAPFNLTKWQYGQSHVVNIEHPIFAQSRLLQRLVGIPTGTKPQPQSGDTTTIKQVGRSFGPSERFTADLSNFDDSTLNIVLGQSGNLTSPWFMDQWPAWYKGTTFNLPFSKIATDAAATHTLTLTPQ, encoded by the coding sequence ATGAACTCCTACGATCCAGATCCATTTGAGCCCACCCTGCTTGCCCGCCGCTTCCCCATCGAGAATCAAGACGAGAGCCCCCGCGGAAAGAGCCGCCTCAACTCCCCCCTCCGCCCCATCCTGCTTCGCACCATCGCCATCCTCGTCGCCCTCGCCCTCATCCTCCCTGCCACTGCGTTCGTCGCAGGCCGCTACTGGACACGCCACGCCCTGCGTGCCTCCTTGCCGCAGATCGACGGTACGCTCTCGATTCCCGGACTCTCCGCTCCCGTCACCGTCCAGCGCGATGCCCATGGCGTCCCTCACATCCACGCTGCCACACTCGACGACCTCATCGTCGCGCAGGGCTTCGTCACCGCGCAGGACCGCCTCTGGCAGATGGATATCCTGCGCCGCCACGCCGCCGGAGAACTCGCCGAAGTCCTCGGCCCCAGTCTCGTGCCCCACGACCGCGCCCAGCGCATCCTCCAGGTCCGCGCCGCCGCCGACCGCGCCATCGCCACACTTCCACCCGATCAACTCCACTGGCTTCAGCTCTATGCCCGCGGCGTCAACGACTCCATCGAGGTTCAGCGCCCGCATCTCCCCATCGAATTCCGCATCCTCCGCTACCAACCCTCGCAGTGGACGCCGCGCGACTCCATCCTCGTCGGTCTGGCAATGTTTCAGGACCTCACCAACTCCTTCCCGCAGAAGCTCGACCGCGAAGCTCTCTCAGCCAAGCTGCCGCCCGAACTCCTTGGCGATCTCTACCCCGTAGGCTCCTGGCGCGACCACCCGCCTACGCAGCCAGTCCTCGACCTGACCAACCCACCAGCCGACTTCAACGAAATCCCGCTCGACGAATCCCAAAGCAAGCTCAACATCCCTACAACGAAACCAGCCACAAAAACCGGTGCCCCATATCTGGCAGTCTCATCGCCAGATGTGGGTTCATCCAAACGCACGACCTCAACCGGAGATCTCCTGGCCCTGCAAAAAATCCTCGCCGCCTCTCACTGCGAAGGCTGCACCGCCGGTTCTAACAACTGGGTCGTCTCCGGAACCCGCACCGCCTCCGGCAAGCCGCTCCTCTCGAACGACATGCACCTCAACCACAGCGTTCCCGGCGTCTGGTACGAGGCCGATCTCCAATCCGCCAGCGGCAGCTTTCACGTAGCCGGAGTCACCCTCCCCGGCTACCCCTTCGTCATCGTCGGCCACAATGACCACATCGCCTGGGGATTCACCAACCTCGGTGCCGACGTGCAGGACATCTACATCGAACACACTCGCGGCACCGGCAGCGCAGCTGAGTACGAGTCGTCCGATAGCAACTGGCATCCCATTCTTCACCAGCGCGAAGTCATCCACGTCCTCCACCACAGCGATGTCATTCTCGACGTCGCCGCCACCCAACACGGCGGCGTAGCCACTCCCCTCATCTCCAATCTCTTCCCCAGAGAAACCCGCTCCCTCTCTCTCCGTTGGACCATCTACGATCCGTCCAATATCACCCCCTCCTTCCTGAGCATCGATTCCGCCATCGACTGGCCCTCCTTCACGGCGGCCTTCTCTACCTTCGGCGGCCCCGCTCAAAACGTCGTCTACGCCGACGACCACGGCAATATCGGCTACCACGCTGCTGGCAGGATTCCCATTCGCGGCAGCCTCACGCAGCCCACCGCGCTCAGTCCCGTTCCCACCGACGCACTTGACCCCACCCACGAATGGGCCGGATATATCCCCTTCGACCAACTCCCCCAGTCCTTCGATCCTCCCGGCGGCGTACTTGCCACCGCCAACGCACGGGTCACCGCCGACGGCTATCCCTTCCCCATCACCCTCAACTGGGCCGCGCCCTACCGCAACGAGCGCATCTGGAAGGTCCTCAGCTCGCGCGACCATCTGACGCCAGCCGACATGCTCGCCCTGCAAACCGATGTCTACTCCGACCTCGACCATGTCATCGCGCAACGATTGGCCTACGCCATCGATCATTCGCAAACCAAAGACAAACGCATTCGCCAGGCCGCCGACATCCTGCGTAAATGGAACGGCAACGTCGACGTCACCGCCGCCGCGCCTGCCATCGTGGACGCCACTCGCGCCGCACTCTGGCCGCTGCTGCTCAATCCCCACCTCGGCCCCCACCCCGGCGGCAGCGCAGCGCTCTACACCTGGAGCGAAAAGCCCTACGCCGAAGAGCAGCTCATCATGCACACACCCGCCCGCTGGCTTCCTCCCACCTACGCCAACTGGGATGAGCTTCTCACCGCAGCCGTAGCCCAGGGCCTCATTGAATCCCACGCTCCCTTCAACTTGACCAAATGGCAATACGGCCAATCTCACGTCGTAAATATCGAACACCCCATCTTCGCGCAGTCCCGGCTGCTACAGCGTCTAGTCGGCATCCCAACCGGAACCAAACCGCAACCGCAAAGCGGAGATACCACCACCATCAAACAGGTAGGCCGCTCCTTCGGGCCGTCCGAGCGCTTCACCGCCGACCTCTCCAACTTCGACGACTCCACGCTTAACATCGTTCTCGGCCAATCCGGCAACCTGACAAGTCCGTGGTTCATGGACCAATGGCCTGCCTGGTACAAAGGCACAACCTTCAATCTGCCCTTCAGCAAAATCGCCACAGACGCCGCCGCAACGCATACACTCACTCTCACTCCACAATGA
- a CDS encoding polyprenyl synthetase family protein has protein sequence MNLTVQSLLQSGVELTDAALERLLPSPDTLPHSIHRAMRHSTFAGGKRLRPILCMEAARMVSGEPGIPEGAADLGAALEMLHTYSLIHDDLPALDNDDLRRGKPTCHVLFGDAIAILAGDALQTLAFQTIASLASPPATTVAILSEVALAVGTGVGANSPLPPGMIGGQVVDIESEGKPPTAELVESIHRAKTGALITVSIVAGGLYGSQTKPSSDTITRLRTFGEKAGLAFQIVDDVLDMTQNSAQLGKTAGKDTASIKATWPAIYGIERSLHDARELIADAFAALAPFGPAANPLKSLANYLVERTH, from the coding sequence ATGAACCTCACGGTACAATCCCTGCTTCAATCCGGCGTCGAGCTCACCGATGCCGCCCTCGAACGCCTCCTGCCGTCGCCCGATACCCTTCCCCACTCCATCCATCGCGCCATGCGGCACAGCACCTTCGCCGGTGGCAAACGCCTTCGCCCCATCCTCTGCATGGAAGCTGCACGCATGGTCAGCGGCGAACCCGGCATCCCCGAAGGCGCAGCCGACCTCGGCGCCGCGCTGGAGATGCTGCACACCTACTCCCTCATCCACGACGACCTCCCCGCCCTCGACAACGACGACCTTCGCCGCGGCAAGCCCACCTGCCACGTTCTCTTCGGCGACGCCATCGCCATTCTCGCCGGTGACGCTCTCCAGACCCTCGCCTTTCAGACCATCGCATCGCTCGCCTCGCCGCCTGCCACCACCGTGGCCATCCTCAGCGAAGTCGCTCTCGCCGTAGGCACCGGTGTAGGAGCGAACAGCCCGCTCCCCCCAGGCATGATCGGCGGCCAGGTCGTCGACATTGAATCCGAGGGCAAGCCTCCCACCGCCGAGCTGGTCGAGTCCATTCACCGCGCCAAAACCGGTGCGCTCATCACCGTCAGCATAGTGGCCGGTGGCCTCTACGGCTCCCAAACCAAACCCTCCAGCGACACCATCACCCGCCTCCGCACTTTCGGCGAAAAGGCTGGCCTCGCCTTCCAGATCGTCGACGACGTCCTCGACATGACGCAGAACTCGGCGCAACTAGGCAAGACCGCCGGCAAGGACACTGCCAGCATCAAGGCCACATGGCCCGCCATCTACGGCATCGAGCGCTCCCTCCACGACGCCCGCGAGCTCATCGCCGACGCCTTCGCCGCCCTCGCACCCTTCGGCCCCGCCGCCAATCCACTGAAGTCACTCGCCAACTACCTGGTCGAGCGCACACACTAA
- a CDS encoding DHH family phosphoesterase, with protein sequence MNCRIFYHDKCFDGACSASVFTRFHKECVGGVDGYDYHGLMHRAGALFEEQDFIDGDNAIVDFKYSASPKVTWWFDHHLSAFLTPEDQKDFERGQADGSQRMRKFYDANYVSCTSLIADTARINFGFDTAPLMELIKWADIVDGARYESAQAAVEMAAPAMKLTMVIESSADDSLVPKLIPLLTEMPLQEVLDQAFVQELLGPLMERHRAAIELIRSRAAVDRGVITFDITDQPTEGYNKFIPYYLNPEGTYNVGLSKSSFRTKVAVGTNPWTTLPADKLVNLAAICERYGGGGHARVGAISFPPDREDEARKAAGEIVAELQASA encoded by the coding sequence TTGAATTGCCGGATTTTTTATCACGATAAATGTTTTGACGGGGCTTGCTCTGCGTCCGTGTTTACACGGTTTCATAAAGAGTGTGTCGGTGGCGTGGATGGGTATGACTATCACGGGCTGATGCATCGGGCGGGGGCGCTGTTCGAGGAGCAGGATTTTATCGATGGCGATAATGCGATTGTCGATTTCAAATATTCGGCTTCGCCCAAGGTGACGTGGTGGTTCGATCACCATCTGAGCGCGTTTTTAACGCCGGAAGACCAGAAGGACTTTGAGCGGGGGCAGGCGGACGGCTCGCAGCGGATGCGAAAGTTTTACGACGCCAACTATGTCTCATGTACCAGCCTGATCGCCGATACCGCGCGGATCAACTTTGGTTTTGATACAGCGCCGCTGATGGAGTTGATCAAGTGGGCGGACATTGTGGATGGAGCGAGGTACGAGAGCGCACAGGCTGCGGTCGAGATGGCTGCTCCGGCGATGAAGCTGACGATGGTGATCGAGAGCTCTGCGGATGACAGCCTGGTGCCGAAGCTGATTCCGCTGCTGACCGAGATGCCACTGCAGGAGGTTCTCGATCAGGCGTTTGTGCAGGAGCTGCTGGGGCCGCTGATGGAGCGGCACAGAGCTGCAATTGAGCTGATTCGCTCGCGGGCGGCGGTGGATCGTGGCGTGATTACGTTTGATATCACCGACCAGCCAACGGAGGGCTACAACAAATTCATTCCCTACTATCTGAATCCCGAGGGGACTTACAACGTGGGGTTGAGTAAGTCATCGTTCAGAACGAAGGTCGCAGTAGGAACGAATCCGTGGACTACACTTCCGGCTGACAAGCTGGTGAATCTCGCGGCGATTTGTGAACGCTATGGCGGCGGCGGCCATGCCCGGGTAGGTGCGATCAGCTTTCCTCCGGACCGGGAGGATGAGGCACGGAAGGCTGCGGGGGAGATTGTGGCGGAGTTGCAGGCTTCGGCATAA